From Tripterygium wilfordii isolate XIE 37 chromosome 16, ASM1340144v1, whole genome shotgun sequence, one genomic window encodes:
- the LOC119981312 gene encoding transcription factor MYBS1: MSREATWSRDEEKAFENAIATHWTEEDPKDLWDRIASMVPNRSMEELKQQYQILVDDVLAIEAGRVPIPTYIGEEATPLSEDSQSLSRIAVNEKRLNGCYGSGLSGLSHDESSGHGGGSKGGSRSDQERRKGIPWTEEEHRLFLLGLDKFGKGDWRSISRNFVLSRTPTQVASHAQKYFIRLSSINNRDRKRTSIHDITSVNNGDVASHQLPITGQPATPTPPGSKHRAQPHMGGLGMYPAPVGHPIPAPPGHMASAVGTPVMVPPGHHHHHHPHPHPHYAAPVAYPMAPPTMQQ, translated from the exons ATGTCAAGGGAAGCTACTTGGAGCAGAGATGAAGAGAAGGCTTTTGAGAATGCCATTGCAACTCACTGGACAGAGGAGGACCCAAAAGACCTGTGGGATAGAATTGCTTCCATGGTTCCTAATAGAAGTATGGAAGAATTGAAGCAGCAGTATCAAATATTGGTGGATGATGTGCTTGCTATAGAGGCTGGCCGTGTGCCAATACCTACTTATATAGGAGAGGAAGCAACACCTTTGAGTGAAGATTCACAGAGTCTTTCAAGGATTGCAGTGAATGAGAAGAGATTGAATGGCTGTTATGGAAGTGGGTTGTCTGGTTTGAGTCATGATGAGTCTTCTGGTCATGGAGGTGGTAGTAAAGGAGGATCCAGGTCAGACCAAGAGAGAAGGAAAGGGATTCCATGGACAGAAGAAGAGCATAG GTTATTTCTACTTGGTCTTGACAAGTTTGGAAAGGGGGATTGGCGAAGCATTTCCAGAAACTTTGTGTTATCAAGGACTCCTACACAAGTGGCTAGCCATGCCCAAAAGTACTTCATCCGCTTGAGCTCCATCAACAACAGAGATAGGAAGAGGACTAGCATTCACGACATCACCAGTGTCAACAATGGAGATGTTGCTTCTCATCAACTACCCATCACTGGCCAGCCAGCCACCCCAACCCCACCGGGGTCTAAACACAGGGCTCAGCCACATATGGGTGGTTTAGGGATGTATCCAGCCCCGGTTGGGCATCCGATTCCCGCTCCGCCAGGACATATGGCTTCTGCTGTTGGGACTCCTGTTATGGTTCCTCCTgggcatcatcatcatcatcatcctcatccccACCCTCACTATGCTGCCCCAGTTGCTTACCCAATGGCTCCACCAACAATGCAGCAGTAG